In the Deinococcus ficus genome, one interval contains:
- a CDS encoding nicotinate phosphoribosyltransferase produces MPAPLSDHNLILDTDSYKSSHYLQYPGGTTRLFSYLESRGGKYPTTRFFGLQYILDQYLTRRVTAEMVEEARTLIEAHGEPFPYDGWMRVVNVHGGKLPLEIRAVPEGTNVPIHNILMSCTNTDPELPWLVGWFETMLMRVWYPTTVCTQSHAIREIIKEALDKTSDRAAEELPFKLHDFGSRGVSSRESAGLGGLAHLVNFQGSDTLEALRVARNHYGADIAGYSIPAAEHSTITSWGKEHEVEAYRNMVRTFGKPGGIYAVVSDSYDLKHAINVHWGETLKKEVIESGATLVVRPDSGDPPAMVRLAVKALAAKYGTTVNKKGYQVLNHVRVIQGDGINEDTIRQILQNLLIDGFSAENVAFGMGGALLQKVDRDTQRFAYKASAGLIDGAYRGIYKDPVTDPGKRSKDGVLDLVLEDGRMTTRAYYTFDTDFPGSLMRTVYKDGELTVRDTLDDIRARA; encoded by the coding sequence ATGCCCGCCCCCCTCTCCGACCACAACCTGATCCTCGACACCGACAGCTACAAGAGCAGCCACTACCTCCAGTACCCGGGAGGCACCACGCGGCTGTTCAGCTACCTCGAATCCCGCGGCGGCAAATACCCCACCACCCGCTTTTTCGGGCTGCAGTACATCCTCGACCAGTACCTCACGCGCCGCGTCACTGCCGAGATGGTCGAGGAAGCCCGCACGCTGATCGAAGCGCACGGCGAACCCTTCCCCTACGACGGCTGGATGCGCGTCGTGAACGTCCACGGCGGGAAGCTCCCCCTGGAAATCCGCGCCGTGCCCGAAGGCACGAACGTCCCCATCCACAACATCCTGATGAGCTGCACGAACACCGACCCGGAACTCCCCTGGCTGGTCGGCTGGTTCGAGACCATGCTGATGCGCGTGTGGTACCCCACCACCGTCTGCACCCAGAGCCACGCCATCCGCGAAATCATCAAAGAAGCCCTGGACAAGACCAGCGACCGCGCCGCCGAGGAACTTCCCTTCAAACTCCACGACTTCGGCAGCCGCGGCGTCAGCAGCCGCGAAAGCGCCGGCCTGGGCGGCCTGGCGCACCTCGTGAACTTCCAGGGCAGCGACACCCTCGAAGCCCTGCGCGTCGCCCGCAACCACTACGGCGCCGACATTGCCGGGTACAGCATCCCCGCTGCCGAACACAGCACCATCACGTCCTGGGGCAAGGAACACGAGGTCGAGGCGTACCGCAACATGGTCCGTACCTTCGGCAAACCCGGCGGCATCTACGCCGTCGTGTCCGACAGCTACGACCTCAAACATGCCATCAACGTCCACTGGGGCGAAACCCTGAAAAAAGAAGTCATCGAGAGCGGCGCCACCCTCGTCGTCCGCCCCGACAGTGGGGATCCCCCCGCCATGGTCCGCCTCGCCGTCAAGGCCCTCGCCGCCAAGTACGGCACCACCGTGAACAAGAAGGGCTACCAGGTCCTCAACCACGTCCGCGTCATCCAGGGTGACGGCATCAACGAGGACACCATCCGCCAGATCCTCCAGAACCTCCTCATCGACGGCTTCTCCGCCGAGAACGTCGCATTCGGCATGGGCGGCGCCCTGCTCCAGAAAGTGGACCGCGACACCCAGCGCTTCGCGTACAAGGCCAGCGCCGGCCTCATCGACGGCGCGTACCGCGGCATCTACAAGGATCCCGTCACCGACCCCGGCAAACGCAGCAAGGACGGCGTGCTGGACCTCGTGCTGGAAGACGGCCGCATGACCACCCGCGCCTACTACACCTTCGACACCGACTTCCCCGGCAGCCTCATGCGCACCGTGTACAAAGACGGCGAACTGACTGTCCGGGACACCCTGGACGACATCCGGGCGCGGGCCTGA
- a CDS encoding cyclin-dependent kinase inhibitor 3 family protein, with amino-acid sequence MNSHDNPLHVAWIEDPLPRWPGRLGLTIAPGKKGRGTDLHHDRDLATDFHTLRAAGVTRLVNLMEPGEMRRWQMHDYHPQAARAGLSVTPFPIPDVNVPSDPAAFHALVLDLHARLNAGETVVVHCLGGLGRSGMLAACLQVHDGMTAEEAIALVRRCRSPKAVEARQPQFVQHYAETVTRAAPR; translated from the coding sequence ATGAACAGTCACGACAACCCCCTGCACGTCGCCTGGATCGAAGACCCTCTCCCCCGCTGGCCCGGCCGGCTCGGCCTCACCATCGCTCCCGGCAAGAAGGGACGCGGCACCGACCTGCACCATGACCGGGACCTCGCCACCGACTTCCACACCCTCCGCGCCGCCGGCGTGACACGCCTTGTGAACCTGATGGAACCCGGCGAGATGCGCCGCTGGCAGATGCACGACTACCACCCGCAAGCCGCCCGCGCCGGACTGAGCGTCACGCCCTTCCCCATCCCCGACGTGAACGTCCCCAGCGACCCCGCCGCGTTTCACGCTCTGGTTCTTGACCTGCACGCCCGCCTGAACGCCGGGGAGACGGTGGTCGTCCACTGCCTGGGCGGGCTGGGCCGCAGCGGCATGCTCGCCGCCTGCCTCCAGGTCCACGACGGAATGACTGCCGAAGAGGCCATCGCCCTCGTGCGCCGCTGCCGCAGCCCGAAAGCCGTGGAGGCCCGCCAGCCGCAGTTCGTGCAGCACTACGCCGAAACCGTCACCCGGGCCGCCCCCCGGTAA
- a CDS encoding PTS fructose-like transporter subunit IIB, translating into MANLVAVTACPTGIAHTFMAAEALRRAAQAAGHVLRVETQGSVGAQDALSAAEIAAADAVILAADVAVDEARFAGKPIVRAGTNDAIRNAPALIAQATGGAPVTPAAPATPAQATPARGAAGDRPLSVVGVTSCPTGIAHTFMAAEGLEGGAKSLGYRVKVETQGSVGAGNPLSAQDIAEADVVIIAADTNVDLARFAGKRVYQTGTKPAIKDGAAVVRTALSEAGVYGAAGAGTAAGSGDYVADAAAAKAAKNAGVPSFYKHLMTGVSHMLPLVVAGGLLIALAFAFGGINAEGPFAQALMKIGGGSGAFGLFVPVLAGFIAFSIADRPGLAPGLVGGMMAIATGSGFLGGILAGFIAGYFTRWLNRSLKLPRTLEGLKPTLLLPLLGTLVTGLLMIFVIGQPVSAALTAATNWLNSLGNTSAGLLGAVLGGMMAFDMGGPINKAAYTFSTGLIDSKVYGPIAAAMAAGMTPPIALFLATLLFKNRFTADEREAGKAAGVLGISFITEGAIPFAARDPLRVIPSLMAGSAVAGAISMAAGCLLRAPHGGIFVLAIPGAVTNLPMYVVAILAGTLVSTVLLGVLKRPVEQEVAPVVQDAVAAD; encoded by the coding sequence ATGGCTAATCTGGTCGCCGTTACCGCCTGCCCCACCGGCATCGCCCACACCTTCATGGCCGCCGAGGCGCTGCGCCGCGCCGCGCAGGCCGCCGGGCACGTCCTGCGCGTGGAGACGCAGGGCAGCGTGGGTGCCCAGGACGCCCTGAGCGCCGCGGAGATCGCCGCGGCCGACGCCGTGATTCTCGCCGCGGACGTCGCCGTGGACGAGGCGCGCTTCGCCGGGAAACCCATCGTCCGCGCCGGCACGAACGACGCGATCCGGAATGCCCCGGCCCTGATCGCGCAGGCGACCGGCGGCGCGCCCGTCACCCCGGCGGCGCCGGCCACGCCAGCCCAGGCCACCCCGGCCCGGGGCGCCGCCGGGGACCGTCCGCTGAGCGTGGTGGGCGTCACCTCCTGCCCCACCGGCATCGCGCACACCTTCATGGCCGCCGAGGGCCTGGAGGGCGGCGCGAAGAGCCTCGGGTACCGGGTGAAGGTGGAGACGCAGGGCAGCGTGGGCGCCGGAAACCCGCTGAGCGCGCAGGACATCGCGGAGGCGGACGTGGTGATCATCGCCGCCGACACGAACGTGGATCTCGCCCGCTTCGCTGGGAAGCGCGTGTACCAGACCGGCACGAAACCCGCCATCAAGGACGGCGCGGCGGTGGTGCGCACGGCCCTGAGCGAGGCCGGCGTGTACGGCGCCGCGGGCGCGGGGACGGCGGCCGGCAGCGGGGATTACGTGGCGGACGCCGCGGCCGCGAAGGCCGCGAAGAACGCCGGGGTGCCCAGCTTCTACAAGCACCTGATGACCGGCGTGTCGCACATGCTGCCGCTGGTTGTCGCGGGCGGCCTGCTGATCGCGCTGGCGTTCGCGTTCGGCGGCATCAACGCCGAGGGGCCGTTCGCGCAGGCGCTGATGAAGATCGGTGGGGGCAGCGGCGCGTTCGGGCTGTTCGTGCCGGTCCTGGCCGGGTTCATCGCGTTCTCCATCGCGGACCGGCCCGGGCTGGCGCCGGGCCTGGTGGGCGGCATGATGGCCATCGCCACCGGCAGCGGTTTCCTGGGGGGGATCCTCGCGGGGTTCATCGCCGGGTACTTCACCCGCTGGCTCAACCGCAGCCTGAAACTGCCCCGCACCCTGGAAGGTCTGAAGCCCACGCTGCTGCTGCCGCTGCTGGGCACGCTGGTCACGGGCCTGCTGATGATCTTCGTGATCGGCCAGCCGGTCTCGGCCGCCCTGACCGCCGCCACGAACTGGCTGAACAGCCTGGGCAACACCAGCGCGGGCCTGCTGGGCGCCGTGCTGGGCGGCATGATGGCCTTCGACATGGGCGGGCCCATCAACAAGGCCGCGTACACCTTCAGCACCGGCCTGATCGACTCGAAGGTGTACGGCCCGATCGCCGCAGCCATGGCGGCCGGCATGACGCCCCCCATCGCGCTGTTCCTGGCGACGCTGCTGTTCAAGAACCGCTTCACCGCCGACGAACGCGAGGCCGGCAAGGCCGCCGGGGTGCTGGGCATCAGCTTCATCACGGAAGGCGCCATTCCGTTCGCGGCCCGTGATCCGCTGCGCGTGATTCCGTCCCTGATGGCCGGGTCGGCGGTCGCCGGGGCAATCAGCATGGCGGCCGGGTGCCTGCTGCGCGCGCCGCACGGCGGGATCTTCGTGCTCGCCATTCCGGGCGCGGTGACGAACCTGCCCATGTACGTCGTGGCGATCCTGGCCGGCACGCTGGTCAGCACGGTGCTGCTGGGCGTCCTGAAACGCCCCGTGGAACAGGAGGTCGCGCCGGTGGTGCAGGACGCCGTGGCCGCCGACTGA
- a CDS encoding G8 domain-containing protein encodes MRQAHLRCALPLLTALLLSGCTDGSAPPSAPTAPGTPAPTTPATQSANWSDPATWGGTLPAAGADVTLPAGKRVVLDVSPPALGGLTIPAGSALEFGRQDLTLSAEWLMVHGELRIGTEARPFTQHARITLTDARPGEDVMGMGDRVIAVMDGTLELHGAPRLPWTRLSQTAPAGSSTLTLEAAPDWVGGDTLTLATTDFNAAQTEQVVVQRVSGNTVTLATPLKYTHWAQDTTHAGLTLSERAEVGLLTRNIVIAASEDASATGLGANTMVMGRSEARVQGVEFTRVGQRGVLRRYPMHFHQLGSQPNSYFRSNSVHASFNRCVTVHGTRDLRVQDNVTYNTLGHCIFLEDGDETGTTITGNLVTLVRRPDSKKGETALLPSDARAAAYWITNPANTVSGNVAAGVQGVGFWYALPEHPTGLGAAHGADIWPRRTPLGTFDRNVAHGTDRGLDVDNGPRPDGTTQATWYAPVTTPADPKSAPVPAHFTRLTAYKNRDHGAWLRGQDLTLSGSVLADNGVGVTFAAHRSGLDGGLLLGETANLGQPESWEATGEGGRSLPRPWDASFPIRGFQFYDGLVTVRGTALGAFTPNAVRPASGLGYLTANAFALNPQNAASGLTWLDGSARVYLPAPKPDKDGDKAATFRDADGTVTGTAGLTVTGSALLRGAPDCTFDAAWNAGVCAGEYARLWLEDVQGGKIGPVLTTNARGDAVSLTGTPDAFKSFSTTVRLGEAYAATPTGASTHLRLGFTDRRPGDTLTLTLPAATEPALYRDWWVDERNRLKKVALGSLGATTGDSYAWENGQLTLKLVVKAGATSATVDVCTTALCK; translated from the coding sequence ATGCGTCAGGCCCATCTTCGCTGCGCCCTGCCCCTCCTGACCGCGCTGCTTCTCAGCGGCTGCACGGACGGTAGTGCCCCCCCCTCCGCCCCCACGGCGCCCGGCACGCCCGCCCCCACCACCCCGGCCACCCAGTCCGCAAACTGGAGCGACCCCGCCACCTGGGGCGGCACGCTCCCCGCCGCCGGCGCGGACGTGACCCTGCCCGCCGGCAAACGCGTGGTGCTGGACGTCAGTCCGCCCGCCCTGGGAGGCCTGACCATCCCCGCCGGCAGCGCCCTGGAATTCGGCCGCCAGGACCTCACCCTCAGCGCCGAGTGGCTCATGGTGCACGGCGAACTGCGCATCGGCACGGAAGCCCGTCCCTTCACGCAGCACGCCCGCATCACCCTGACCGACGCCCGCCCCGGCGAGGACGTGATGGGCATGGGTGACCGCGTGATCGCCGTGATGGACGGCACCCTGGAACTGCACGGCGCGCCCCGCCTCCCCTGGACCCGCCTGTCCCAGACCGCGCCGGCCGGCAGCAGCACCCTGACGCTGGAGGCCGCGCCCGACTGGGTGGGCGGTGACACCCTGACCCTCGCCACCACCGACTTCAACGCCGCGCAGACCGAACAGGTCGTCGTGCAGCGCGTCAGCGGAAACACCGTCACCCTCGCCACACCACTGAAGTACACGCACTGGGCGCAGGACACCACCCACGCCGGCCTCACCCTGTCCGAACGCGCCGAGGTGGGCCTGCTGACCCGCAACATCGTGATCGCCGCCAGCGAGGACGCCAGCGCCACCGGCCTGGGCGCCAACACCATGGTCATGGGCCGAAGCGAGGCGCGCGTGCAGGGCGTGGAATTCACCCGCGTGGGCCAGCGCGGCGTCCTGCGCCGCTACCCCATGCACTTCCACCAGCTGGGCAGCCAGCCGAACTCGTACTTCCGGAGCAACAGCGTGCACGCCAGCTTCAACCGCTGCGTCACCGTGCACGGCACCCGCGACCTGCGCGTGCAGGACAACGTCACCTACAACACCCTGGGCCACTGCATCTTCCTGGAAGACGGCGACGAGACCGGCACCACCATCACCGGCAACCTCGTCACCCTGGTCCGCCGCCCCGACAGCAAGAAAGGCGAGACGGCCCTGCTGCCCAGCGACGCGCGCGCCGCCGCGTACTGGATCACCAACCCCGCCAACACCGTCAGCGGGAACGTCGCCGCCGGCGTGCAGGGCGTGGGCTTCTGGTACGCCCTGCCCGAACACCCCACCGGCCTGGGCGCCGCGCACGGCGCCGACATCTGGCCCCGCCGCACCCCGCTCGGCACCTTCGATCGCAACGTCGCGCACGGCACCGACCGCGGCCTGGACGTGGACAACGGCCCCCGCCCGGACGGCACCACACAAGCCACCTGGTACGCGCCCGTAACCACGCCCGCCGACCCGAAATCCGCGCCGGTGCCGGCCCACTTCACGCGCCTGACCGCGTACAAGAACCGTGACCACGGCGCGTGGCTGCGCGGCCAGGACCTCACCCTGAGCGGCAGCGTGCTCGCCGACAACGGCGTGGGCGTCACCTTCGCCGCCCACCGCAGCGGCCTGGACGGCGGCCTGCTGCTCGGCGAGACCGCCAACCTGGGCCAGCCGGAGAGCTGGGAGGCCACAGGCGAGGGCGGCCGCAGCCTGCCGCGCCCCTGGGACGCCAGCTTCCCCATCCGCGGCTTCCAGTTCTACGACGGGCTGGTCACCGTGCGGGGCACCGCCCTGGGCGCCTTCACGCCCAACGCCGTCCGGCCCGCCAGCGGCCTGGGCTACCTGACCGCGAACGCCTTCGCCCTCAACCCCCAGAACGCTGCGAGCGGCCTCACGTGGCTGGACGGCAGCGCCCGCGTGTACCTGCCCGCCCCGAAACCCGACAAGGACGGCGACAAGGCCGCCACCTTCCGCGATGCAGACGGCACCGTCACCGGCACGGCCGGCCTGACCGTGACCGGCAGCGCCCTGCTCAGGGGTGCGCCGGACTGCACCTTTGACGCCGCCTGGAATGCCGGCGTGTGCGCCGGCGAGTATGCCCGGCTGTGGCTGGAGGACGTGCAGGGCGGAAAGATCGGCCCGGTGCTCACCACGAACGCCCGCGGCGACGCGGTCTCCCTGACCGGCACCCCGGACGCCTTCAAGAGCTTTTCCACCACCGTCCGGCTCGGCGAGGCGTACGCGGCCACGCCCACGGGGGCCAGCACGCACCTGCGCCTGGGCTTCACCGACCGCCGCCCCGGCGACACCCTCACCCTGACGCTGCCGGCCGCCACCGAACCCGCCCTGTACCGCGACTGGTGGGTGGACGAACGCAACCGTCTGAAAAAAGTGGCCCTGGGCAGTCTGGGCGCCACCACCGGCGACAGCTACGCCTGGGAGAACGGCCAGCTCACCCTGAAACTCGTGGTGAAGGCCGGCGCCACCTCGGCCACCGTGGACGTCTGCACGACCGCGCTGTGTAAGTAG